A genomic window from Bacteroidota bacterium includes:
- a CDS encoding acetyl-CoA C-acyltransferase — MKEVVIVSMARTPLASFNGALNGFTATQLGSFAIKAAVERAGIKPEQVNEVYMGNVVSANLGQAPATQAAIYAGLPNTTPCTTINKVCASGMKAIMLAAQSIKLGENDIVVAGGMESMSNIPYYLDKARNGYRMGHAQLIDGMIKDGLWDVYKDYHMGVAGELCSTEYKIGREQQDEFAIKSYKKAQASQAEGRFKNEIVPVEIPVRGKDPIQFDTDEDVSKGNFEKMLTLKPAFAKDGVITAANASKLNDGAAAVVLMSAEKAAELGLKPLARIVSYGDAAQAPEWFTTTPSKAIPVALERAGLTIDQIDTFEINEAFAVVGIANCQILGIPEEKLNKNGGAVAMGHPIGMSGTRITMSLISTLQQHGGKYGCASICNGGGGASAIVVELL, encoded by the coding sequence TTAAACGGATTTACCGCCACACAGTTAGGCTCATTTGCCATTAAAGCTGCGGTGGAACGTGCAGGAATTAAACCCGAACAAGTGAATGAAGTATATATGGGCAATGTGGTATCGGCCAATCTAGGCCAAGCCCCTGCCACGCAAGCAGCAATCTATGCAGGACTGCCCAACACTACTCCTTGTACTACCATTAATAAAGTATGTGCAAGTGGAATGAAAGCTATTATGTTGGCTGCACAAAGTATCAAACTTGGCGAAAATGATATCGTAGTTGCAGGTGGTATGGAAAGCATGAGCAATATCCCATATTATTTAGACAAGGCCCGCAACGGTTACCGTATGGGGCATGCTCAATTAATTGACGGTATGATAAAAGACGGATTGTGGGATGTATATAAAGATTACCACATGGGCGTAGCAGGCGAACTTTGTTCGACAGAATATAAAATTGGTCGTGAGCAACAGGATGAGTTTGCAATAAAAAGTTATAAAAAAGCCCAAGCTTCGCAAGCAGAAGGTCGTTTCAAAAATGAAATCGTGCCTGTAGAAATTCCTGTAAGAGGCAAAGACCCAATCCAATTTGATACTGATGAAGATGTGAGCAAAGGCAACTTTGAAAAAATGCTGACTTTGAAACCTGCTTTTGCTAAAGATGGTGTTATCACTGCAGCGAATGCTTCCAAACTAAATGATGGTGCTGCTGCAGTTGTATTAATGAGTGCCGAAAAAGCAGCAGAACTTGGATTAAAACCACTTGCTCGCATTGTATCTTATGGCGATGCAGCTCAAGCACCAGAATGGTTTACTACCACACCTTCTAAAGCTATACCTGTAGCATTAGAAAGAGCGGGGTTAACAATTGACCAAATAGATACTTTTGAAATCAATGAAGCCTTTGCCGTAGTAGGAATTGCCAACTGTCAAATATTGGGAATACCTGAAGAGAAATTAAACAAAAATGGGGGTGCGGTTGCTATGGGTCATCCTATAGGAATGAGCGGTACACGTATTACCATGAGTTTGATTAGTACCTTGCAACAACACGGTGGCAAATATGGTTGTGCCAGCATCTGTAATGGCGGCGGCGGTGCAAGTGCTATTGTGGTGGAGTTATTATAA